One Nostocoides sp. HKS02 genomic window carries:
- a CDS encoding Flp family type IVb pilin, which produces MSKFVAKFQARLATREQGATAVEYGLMVALIAIVIIAAVTLLGGNLNNLFNKVAVSV; this is translated from the coding sequence ATGAGCAAGTTCGTCGCTAAGTTCCAGGCCCGCCTCGCCACCCGCGAGCAGGGCGCGACCGCGGTGGAGTACGGCCTCATGGTCGCCCTCATCGCGATCGTCATCATCGCCGCTGTCACCCTCCTCGGTGGCAACCTCAACAACCTCTTCAACAAGGTGGCCGTCAGCGTCTGA
- a CDS encoding Flp family type IVb pilin — protein MSKFLAKFSSRDERGATAVEYGLMVALIAIVIIAAVTLLGGNLNNLFNQVAVSV, from the coding sequence ATGTCGAAGTTCCTCGCGAAGTTTTCTTCGCGTGACGAGCGTGGGGCGACGGCGGTGGAGTACGGCCTGATGGTCGCCCTCATCGCCATCGTGATCATCGCGGCCGTCACGCTTCTCGGTGGCAACCTGAACAACCTGTTCAACCAGGTTGCCGTCAGCGTCTGA
- a CDS encoding Flp family type IVb pilin — protein sequence MKALLASAHDRGDRGRLSSRWGDRGATAVEYAIMVSLIAVVIVSGVSLFGQNIIHLFNVPSSAL from the coding sequence GTGAAGGCTCTGTTGGCATCCGCTCACGATCGCGGTGATCGCGGTCGCCTCAGCTCTCGCTGGGGCGACCGCGGTGCCACCGCCGTGGAGTACGCGATCATGGTCAGCCTGATCGCCGTCGTCATCGTGTCCGGCGTCAGCCTTTTCGGGCAGAACATCATCCACTTGTTCAACGTTCCTTCAAGCGCGCTGTGA
- a CDS encoding TadE/TadG family type IV pilus assembly protein, whose protein sequence is MTHRRHRRERGAAAVEMAIVLPLLLLITGGIVDLGRMYLGEILVTNAARDGARMASLKAYPVSDIVTRAQSATSGITPFVAASVTVTVNPNPATGPTTCTPDPATTVPVATVTVKADNFRWMILDAVPRLLGATINPPTISATASMQC, encoded by the coding sequence ATGACCCATCGCCGTCACCGCCGGGAGCGCGGCGCAGCAGCAGTCGAGATGGCCATCGTGCTGCCACTCCTGCTGTTGATCACTGGTGGCATCGTCGATCTGGGACGCATGTACCTGGGAGAGATCCTCGTCACCAATGCAGCCAGAGATGGGGCCAGAATGGCCTCACTCAAGGCATACCCGGTGAGCGACATCGTCACGCGCGCCCAGTCCGCAACAAGCGGCATCACCCCGTTCGTAGCGGCCTCAGTCACCGTGACCGTCAACCCCAACCCGGCGACGGGTCCGACCACCTGCACCCCCGACCCCGCCACGACTGTCCCCGTGGCTACTGTCACCGTGAAGGCCGACAACTTCAGGTGGATGATCCTCGATGCCGTTCCGCGGCTTCTTGGGGCAACGATCAACCCTCCCACGATTTCCGCCACTGCTTCGATGCAGTGCTGA
- a CDS encoding pilus assembly protein TadG-related protein, producing MTILLSGGVLFGCTALAVDVGSLMFERRQLQNGADSAASSLAMACADNMAACTMSNTSTAAVVNRFNNVNNTKDQVGGIDSVCGNSLVTNVVASMPLCPASTGGTTDCPPVSSALATANVPWVEVHTKTQQADGTSAVPNVITRMVTGASATTVKACARAAWGPAGVATLNILPVVMSYCDWKAQTGYDPLHPNNPGLYPPSPTAGQTPGYGTVDNPWPALSWERAVYTQGSTSTCTTWNGHVAPGGFSVIQGTTSCQVASSIGDWFWARPGNSRPCDSTIFDGYRGKIVYIPIFDCLSYQAWPTYDPTNPPAGGCNNGNGSNTYYHVSMYAAFYLTGWYFSSSPQPSIVPGSTFGSPGHPCVGGDRCMYGFFVKDLITGAQLQALQSAVVPGPQPPNGGLQTATPVG from the coding sequence GTGACGATTTTGCTGTCCGGAGGGGTGCTCTTCGGATGCACGGCGCTGGCTGTGGACGTGGGTTCGCTGATGTTCGAACGCCGACAGCTTCAAAATGGCGCGGACTCAGCCGCGTCCTCACTCGCCATGGCATGCGCCGACAACATGGCGGCGTGCACCATGTCCAACACCTCGACTGCCGCCGTCGTCAACCGGTTCAACAACGTCAACAACACCAAAGACCAAGTCGGCGGCATCGATTCGGTGTGCGGCAACTCGTTGGTGACGAACGTGGTCGCATCGATGCCGTTGTGCCCCGCCTCGACTGGTGGCACGACTGACTGTCCGCCCGTGAGTAGCGCCTTGGCGACCGCGAACGTCCCATGGGTCGAGGTGCACACGAAGACCCAGCAAGCCGACGGCACCAGCGCGGTACCGAATGTGATCACTCGAATGGTCACGGGTGCCAGTGCGACGACGGTCAAGGCCTGTGCGCGAGCGGCCTGGGGCCCGGCCGGCGTCGCCACCCTCAACATCCTTCCCGTGGTGATGTCCTACTGCGACTGGAAAGCGCAGACCGGCTACGACCCGCTGCACCCCAACAACCCGGGGCTGTACCCGCCTAGCCCAACTGCAGGACAGACACCCGGTTACGGAACCGTGGACAACCCTTGGCCCGCCTTGAGCTGGGAGCGCGCGGTGTACACGCAGGGAAGCACGTCCACGTGCACCACATGGAATGGGCACGTGGCCCCTGGCGGCTTCTCAGTCATTCAGGGCACGACGAGCTGTCAGGTGGCGAGCTCAATCGGCGATTGGTTCTGGGCGCGCCCGGGCAACTCGCGACCCTGCGACTCGACAATCTTCGACGGCTACCGCGGGAAGATCGTGTACATCCCGATCTTCGATTGCCTTTCGTACCAAGCGTGGCCAACATACGACCCCACTAACCCACCCGCAGGTGGGTGCAACAACGGGAATGGGAGCAACACGTACTACCACGTGTCGATGTACGCCGCGTTCTACCTCACGGGTTGGTACTTCTCCAGCAGTCCTCAGCCTTCAATCGTCCCAGGTAGCACGTTCGGCTCCCCAGGTCATCCCTGCGTAGGCGGTGACCGTTGCATGTATGGCTTCTTCGTGAAGGACCTGATCACGGGGGCCCAGCTTCAGGCGCTTCAGTCCGCGGTTGTCCCCGGTCCCCAGCCCCCCAACGGCGGTCTTCAGACCGCGACACCTGTCGGATAA
- a CDS encoding Flp pilus assembly protein CpaB, with translation MGRRVLAIFAAAVIALIGVVAVLLYARGADARAVSANEPTSVYVSTKPIPASTQLKDAVRSGMLVKTAIPAKGVPAGALSDVNADNGSLVAVTDIAPGEYVLASRFGSTPQGSKAIEVPTGMVAVSVSLSDPARVGSFVTPGTHIGIFDTYKVASAGSSSASAANGAGVAGTSVLLDDVLVIGMGSTALNPGTPTTPGAAAPAAAAAPGFLVTVALSPHNAARLIHAISSGSLYAVLRSSDLKMANTPTVTDLNLFSGAGQ, from the coding sequence ATGGGACGCAGAGTTCTCGCCATCTTCGCCGCAGCAGTCATCGCCCTCATCGGGGTGGTCGCCGTACTGCTGTACGCCCGCGGCGCCGACGCCCGCGCGGTGTCCGCCAACGAGCCGACGTCGGTCTACGTCAGCACGAAGCCCATTCCGGCCAGCACCCAGCTCAAGGACGCGGTGCGCAGCGGGATGCTCGTCAAGACCGCGATCCCGGCCAAGGGTGTGCCGGCTGGTGCGCTCTCCGACGTGAACGCGGACAACGGGTCGCTCGTCGCGGTGACGGACATCGCCCCTGGTGAGTACGTCCTCGCGTCGCGCTTCGGCTCCACCCCGCAGGGCAGCAAGGCGATCGAGGTGCCGACGGGCATGGTCGCCGTATCGGTGTCGCTCAGCGACCCGGCCCGCGTGGGCAGCTTCGTCACCCCGGGGACGCACATCGGCATCTTCGACACGTACAAGGTCGCGTCGGCCGGGTCCTCGTCCGCCAGCGCCGCCAACGGCGCCGGCGTCGCGGGCACGTCGGTCCTGCTCGACGACGTCCTCGTGATCGGCATGGGCAGCACGGCGCTCAACCCGGGCACCCCGACGACGCCGGGTGCAGCGGCGCCCGCCGCCGCCGCCGCACCGGGGTTCCTGGTGACCGTCGCCCTGAGCCCGCACAACGCGGCCCGCCTGATCCATGCGATCAGCTCCGGATCGCTGTATGCCGTGCTGCGCAGCTCGGACCTGAAGATGGCCAACACGCCGACGGTGACCGACCTCAACCTCTTCTCAGGAGCCGGCCAGTGA